From one Megachile rotundata isolate GNS110a unplaced genomic scaffold, iyMegRotu1 scaffold0425, whole genome shotgun sequence genomic stretch:
- the LOC143266378 gene encoding uncharacterized protein LOC143266378: protein MSTEGSATDAPVDAMRHEIQASEFRNVKLPAFWKEEPRLWFIMLEREFAAYGVRADAVKSSAVVRSLDQDTMKIVLDVIEAPPDKSTYNDIKRALIERLARSDEANLRHLLSGLELGNRRPSELLREMSQLAGANVGESALRALWIQRLPGRVQEILSIIDDADLQRLAKVADKTMERSAAEVSAIADFTHAKRDTMADATRDDRPGHQDGELAAIARRLSRVEIELTRRNRNRSKQHFYRRRSASRDDSTKRNGLCWFHHKFAEQSWKCRKPCSWTGPDKRGPEKN from the coding sequence ATGAGTACGGAAGGAAGTGCAACCGACGCTCCGGTGGACGCCATGCGGCATGAGATACAGGCAAGTGAATTTCGGAACGTAAAGCTTCCTGCGTTCTGGAAAGAAGAACCGCGCTTGTGGTTTATCATGCTAGAAAGAGAGTTCGCAGCATACGGCGTGCGAGCCGATGCTGTAAAAAGCTCCGCGGTAGTCCGAAGTTTAGATCAGGACACGATGAAGATCGTACTAGATGTAATAGAGGCCCCGCCGGATAAAAGTACATATAATGACATAAAACGCGCATTGATAGAAAGGCTAGCCAGGTCGGACGAAGCTAACTTAAGACATCTCCTATCTGGCCTCGAACTGGGCAACAGAAGACCGTCCGAGCTCCTAAGGGAGATGAGCCAGCTCGCGGGGGCGAACGTTGGGGAGAGCGCACTCCGCGCGCTGTGGATCCAGCGGCTTCCGGGCAGGGTGCAGGAGATTCTGTCTATAATCGATGATGCGGACCTGCAAAGATTGGCGAAAGTCGCCGATAAAACAATGGAGCGTTCGGCAGCCGAAGTGTCGGCCATTGCCGATTTCACCCACGCCAAGCGGGACACAATGGCGGACGCAACGCGGGACGACAGGCCCGGACACCAAGACGGCGAATTGGCGGCAATCGCGAGGCGATTGTCTCGCGTGGAGATCGAGCTGACCAGGAGAAACCGCAATCGCAGCAAACAGCATTTCTACAGAAGGAGGAGCGCCAGCCGGGACGACAGCACGAAACGGAACGGGTTGTGCTGGTTCCACCATAAATTCGCCGAGCAGTCCTGGAAATGCAGGAAGCCGTGCAGCTGGACAGGTCCGGACAAACGTGGACCAGAAAAAAACTAA